In a single window of the Manis pentadactyla isolate mManPen7 chromosome 14, mManPen7.hap1, whole genome shotgun sequence genome:
- the COQ5 gene encoding 2-methoxy-6-polyprenyl-1,4-benzoquinol methylase, mitochondrial isoform X1, with product MQCDVLSGSCHPIAKMAAPGSCVLWSYCCRGSSRVMLCYGLPRLRSSWPGVPLGARHLSQGKRATETHFGFETVPEKEKGGKVYQVFESVAKKYDVMNDMMSLGIHRIWKDLLLQKMHPFPGTQLLDVAGGTGDIAFRFLNYVQAQHQGKQKRQLRAQQNLSWEEIAKKYQNEEDSLGGSRVVVCDINREMLKIGKQKAYARGYKAGLAWVLGDAEELPFDDDKFDVYTIAFGIRNVTHIDRALQEAHRVLRRGGRFLCLEFSQVNNPVVSRLYDLYSFQVIPVLGEVIAGDWKSYQYLVESIRQFPSQEDFKELIEDAGFEKVTYESLTSGIVAIHSGFKL from the exons ATGCAATGCGACGTACTGTCCGGCAGCTGTCACCCGATTGCCAAGATGGCGGCCCCCGGGAGCTGCGTTCTATGGAGCTACTGCTGTCGTGGGTCGTCGCGGGTGATGCTGTGCTACGGGCTCCCTCGGCTTCGTAGCTCCTGGCCCGGGGTCCCGCTGGGTGCACGACACTTGTCACAAGGGAAGCGGGCAACGGAAACGCACTTCGGGTTTGAGACTGTGCCGGAGAAAGAGAAGGGGGGCAAAG tTTATCAGGTGTTTGAAAGTGTGGCCAAGAAGTATGACGTGATGAATGATATGATGAGTCTTGGTATCCACCGTATTTGGAAGGATTTGCTGCTCCAGAAGATGCACCCATTTCCTGGGACCCAGCTGCTTGATGTTGCTGGAGGCACAG GTGACATTGCATTCCGGTTCCTTAATTATGTTCAGGCACAGCATCAGGGAAAGCAGAAGAGGCAGTTAAGGGCCCAGCAAAATTTATCCTGGGAAGAAATCGCCAAAAAGTACCAAAATGAAGAGGATTCTTTGGGCGGTTCACGTGTTGTGGTCTGTGACATCAACAGGGAAATGCTAAAGATTGGAAAACAGAAAGCCTACGCTCGAGGATACAAAGCTG GACTTGCTTGGGTATTAGGAGATGCTGAAGAACTACCCTTTGATGATGACAAGTTTGATGTTTACACCATTGCCTTTGGGATACGGAACGTCACACACATTGATCGG GCACTCCAGGAAGCCCATCGAGTCCTGAGACGTGGAGGACGCTTCCTCTGTCTGGAATTTAGCCAAGTGAACAATCCTGTTGTATCCAG GCTTTATGATCTATATAGCTTCCAGGTCATTCCTGTCCTAGGAGAAGTCATCGCAGGAGACTGGAAGTCCTACCAATACCTTGTAGAGAGTATCCGACAGTTCCCGTCTCAG GAGGACTTCAAGGAATTGATAGAAGATGCAGGTTTTGAGAAGGTGACTTATGAAAGTCTAACATCAGGCATTGTGGCCATTCATTCTGGCTTCAAACTGTAA
- the COQ5 gene encoding 2-methoxy-6-polyprenyl-1,4-benzoquinol methylase, mitochondrial isoform X2, translating into MQCDVLSGSCHPIAKMAAPGSCVLWSYCCRGSSRVMLCYGLPRLRSSWPGVPLGARHLSQGKRATETHFGFETVPEKEKGGKVYQVFESVAKKYDVMNDMMSLGIHRIWKDLLLQKMHPFPGTQLLDVAGGTGDIAFRFLNYVQAQHQGKQKRQLRAQQNLSWEEIAKKYQNEEDSLGGSRVVVCDINREMLKIGKQKAYARGYKAGLAWVLGDAEELPFDDDKFDVYTIAFGIRNVTHIDRALQEAHRVLRRGGRFLCLEFSQVNNPVVSRRSHRRRLEVLPIPCREYPTVPVSGGLQGIDRRCRF; encoded by the exons ATGCAATGCGACGTACTGTCCGGCAGCTGTCACCCGATTGCCAAGATGGCGGCCCCCGGGAGCTGCGTTCTATGGAGCTACTGCTGTCGTGGGTCGTCGCGGGTGATGCTGTGCTACGGGCTCCCTCGGCTTCGTAGCTCCTGGCCCGGGGTCCCGCTGGGTGCACGACACTTGTCACAAGGGAAGCGGGCAACGGAAACGCACTTCGGGTTTGAGACTGTGCCGGAGAAAGAGAAGGGGGGCAAAG tTTATCAGGTGTTTGAAAGTGTGGCCAAGAAGTATGACGTGATGAATGATATGATGAGTCTTGGTATCCACCGTATTTGGAAGGATTTGCTGCTCCAGAAGATGCACCCATTTCCTGGGACCCAGCTGCTTGATGTTGCTGGAGGCACAG GTGACATTGCATTCCGGTTCCTTAATTATGTTCAGGCACAGCATCAGGGAAAGCAGAAGAGGCAGTTAAGGGCCCAGCAAAATTTATCCTGGGAAGAAATCGCCAAAAAGTACCAAAATGAAGAGGATTCTTTGGGCGGTTCACGTGTTGTGGTCTGTGACATCAACAGGGAAATGCTAAAGATTGGAAAACAGAAAGCCTACGCTCGAGGATACAAAGCTG GACTTGCTTGGGTATTAGGAGATGCTGAAGAACTACCCTTTGATGATGACAAGTTTGATGTTTACACCATTGCCTTTGGGATACGGAACGTCACACACATTGATCGG GCACTCCAGGAAGCCCATCGAGTCCTGAGACGTGGAGGACGCTTCCTCTGTCTGGAATTTAGCCAAGTGAACAATCCTGTTGTATCCAG GAGAAGTCATCGCAGGAGACTGGAAGTCCTACCAATACCTTGTAGAGAGTATCCGACAGTTCCCGTCTCAG GAGGACTTCAAGGAATTGATAGAAGATGCAGGTTTTGA
- the DYNLL1 gene encoding dynein light chain 1, cytoplasmic, with amino-acid sequence MCDRKAVIKNADMSEEMQQDSVECATQALEKYNIEKDIAAHIKKEFDKKYNPTWHCIVGRNFGSYVTHETKHFIYFYLGQVAILLFKSG; translated from the exons ATGTGCGACCGAAAGGCCGTGATCAAAAATGCCGATATGTCGGAGGAGATGCAACAGGACTCGGTGGAGTGTGCTACTCAGGCTTTGGAAAAATACAACATAGAGAAGGACATTGCGGCCCATATTAAGAAG GAGTTTGACAAGAAGTACAACCCCACCTGGCACTGCATTGTGGGGAGGAACTTCGGTAGTTACGTGACACATGAAACCAAACACTTCATCTACTTCTACCTGGGCCAAGTGGCCATTCTTCTGTTCAAATCTGGTTAA